DNA sequence from the Thermoleophilaceae bacterium genome:
CCGTCATTAAGGGCGCACTACAGCTGACGGACGCGAGTCCGCGCCGGCGAACTACTTCGCAGCCTCCGCCTGGAGTGCGTAGTACCCCGGCTTCTTCGTGCCGTCGGACCTCACGACCCCATACCAGTCGCACGAGCCGAAGTCGTGGTAGTTGAAGTACATCACCGCGGCCACGTACCCCGTGCTGCGTGCCCAGTCGAGGAAGCCCGTGATGTTGGTCGCCTGGTCGGTCTCGGACCACTGGAAGCTGTCGCCAGTGCTCGAGCATTGCGTGGCGGTCGGCCAGCCGACCTCCGTCACGTAGACCGGCTTGCCGCTGGTGGAATACGCCGTGGCCACCTCGGTCCGGCTGCCGAGCGCGGACTGCGTCCGATCGCTTGTGCCGCCGTACGGGTGCACGGTGACTCCGTCCACGTATTGCATCGGGTTTGACACCGCGGTCGAGCCACGCCATTCGTTGCACCAGTAGTTGTTCCACGACTGGTTCTCGCAGGACGCGAGGATCTTCGGCGCGCTGGTTCCGTAGCGCGTGTGGAAGGCGTTCCAAGTCGCCTGGAGCAGACGTGCATACGCGTCCGCGTTCGTCTGGGAGCTCGCGTTCGTGCCCCACCACTTGGGCCACCAGGGCTCATTCAGCACCTCAATGAACGGGCACCTGTCCGTGGTGCAGTTCGAGCCGTACCAGCTCAGCGCGTTGCTCGCCCACGTGGTCGGGTTGAGCGCGCTGATGCCGCTGCTGTTGTACGGGCCGCTGAAGTCGACCTCGACCTTCACACCCGCGCTCTCGTAGTTCGCGAAGGTGGTCGTGGACAGGCTGCTGTCGAGACGCGTGTAACCCACCGCGTTCTTCACGTCGCTGACGCCGGTGGTGCCGTAGCTCGCC
Encoded proteins:
- a CDS encoding carbohydrate-binding domain-containing protein encodes the protein MLSQQSMKPVPVSKQSDPPAAQPSTDVVGFEAESMTIPTNSDTHVFSDSLASASKALSYPANGTVTKTITTGSASALSVRARGDQCKGAPNMVVQVDGKTAMSVGVSTTSWSSYSAAFSLAAGSHKFSIAYNNDYLVKGVCDRNLRVDRMSLQSTTTSGSTTTTGTTTGTTGTTGTTGTTGTTGTTGTTGTTGSTGTGTTPTPTPTPSPTSMIVGLNGASYGTTGVSDVKNAVGYTRLDSSLSTTTFANYESAGVKVEVDFSGPYNSSGISALNPTTWASNALSWYGSNCTTDRCPFIEVLNEPWWPKWWGTNASSQTNADAYARLLQATWNAFHTRYGTSAPKILASCENQSWNNYWCNEWRGSTAVSNPMQYVDGVTVHPYGGTSDRTQSALGSRTEVATAYSTSGKPVYVTEVGWPTATQCSSTGDSFQWSETDQATNITGFLDWARSTGYVAAVMYFNYHDFGSCDWYGVVRSDGTKKPGYYALQAEAAK